One window of the Brevibacterium limosum genome contains the following:
- a CDS encoding MFS transporter, giving the protein MSTPITGQDHAPAADGHGRSTKMQRKVLLGGSIGQFVEFYDFTLYGLSAVILSEYFFPDGDRITGLLVIFATFGVAFVMRPLGGLFFGALGDKVGRRQTLTITIFLVGACTALIGILPGFDTIGWFAPILLILARLGQGFSAGGESVGGPSFVYEHAPVTKRGLWINITLAATALPSVFAGGLILLLSTVMSDAAFDSWGWRVPFLLALPLSAVGLWIRTKTDESELFKKTAAERPKEFSPIRDSFRENWVGMLQVFFVLGVTALGFYMLSAYFVTYIQTTGDLSREQSLLTNAIAMASYTIFLPIAGHLGDRFGRRPMLIAGAILLAVTSVPAFGLVTSGHMGLAFLGQTIFVLALCCYGGGCYTFFCERFSTKTRFTSAAISYNISYAVLGGTAPFVGTWLVDITGVNTAPGYYMAAAAAVCLVLIFVTRLPETRGRLG; this is encoded by the coding sequence ATGTCCACTCCCATCACCGGCCAGGACCACGCGCCGGCAGCCGACGGTCACGGCCGATCGACGAAGATGCAGCGGAAGGTGCTTCTCGGCGGCAGCATCGGCCAGTTCGTCGAGTTCTACGACTTCACGCTCTACGGGCTCTCGGCCGTCATCCTGTCCGAATACTTCTTCCCCGACGGCGACCGGATCACCGGTCTGCTGGTCATCTTCGCGACCTTCGGCGTCGCCTTCGTCATGCGCCCCCTCGGCGGACTGTTCTTCGGAGCTCTCGGTGACAAAGTGGGCAGGCGCCAGACTCTGACCATCACGATCTTCCTCGTCGGAGCCTGCACCGCACTCATCGGCATCCTCCCCGGGTTCGACACGATCGGCTGGTTCGCCCCGATCCTGCTCATCCTCGCCCGACTCGGCCAGGGCTTCTCCGCAGGCGGCGAATCCGTGGGCGGGCCCTCATTCGTCTACGAACACGCCCCCGTGACCAAGCGCGGACTGTGGATCAACATCACTCTGGCCGCGACCGCTCTGCCCTCGGTCTTCGCCGGCGGCCTCATACTCCTGCTGTCGACCGTGATGAGCGACGCTGCCTTCGACTCATGGGGCTGGCGTGTTCCGTTCCTTCTGGCACTGCCGCTGTCGGCGGTCGGTCTGTGGATCCGGACGAAGACCGACGAGTCCGAGCTGTTCAAGAAGACAGCCGCCGAACGGCCCAAGGAATTCAGCCCGATCCGCGACTCCTTCCGCGAGAACTGGGTCGGCATGCTCCAGGTCTTCTTCGTCCTCGGCGTCACCGCGCTCGGCTTCTACATGCTCTCGGCCTACTTCGTCACCTACATCCAGACCACCGGCGACCTCAGCCGCGAACAGTCGCTGCTGACCAACGCGATCGCCATGGCCAGCTACACGATCTTCCTGCCCATCGCCGGCCACCTCGGTGACCGGTTCGGACGTCGGCCCATGCTCATCGCGGGTGCGATTCTGCTCGCGGTCACCTCGGTGCCGGCATTCGGGCTTGTGACCAGCGGACACATGGGGCTGGCATTCCTCGGGCAGACGATCTTCGTCCTCGCGCTCTGCTGCTACGGCGGAGGCTGCTACACCTTCTTCTGTGAGCGCTTTTCGACGAAGACGCGATTCACCTCGGCGGCCATCAGCTACAACATCTCCTACGCGGTGCTCGGCGGAACCGCGCCATTCGTGGGCACGTGGCTCGTCGACATCACCGGCGTCAACACCGCACCCGGCTACTACATGGCTGCGGCCGCAGCCGTGTGCCTCGTCCTCATCTTCG
- a CDS encoding LysR family transcriptional regulator: MGLDFTLVQLRYFQEVARRENMTEAAKQLNVTQSAISTAMAQLERSIGLDLFIRQRNRSVVLSPAGKRFLAEVTGFLEASDALGETAQGLSRSLSGSLTVGVFSPIAPTRLPLIHDEFAKRFPEVQVTYLEADLEDLQKAVAAGDCDLALTYMLGPTGRFDTFLLDVVEPHVLVSRDHRFARGGKPKPVHLRELAAEDYIQLDLPFTRQYYDELFRIAGVVPKIRHSFSGYETLRSFVAMGHGYSLLSQSVSSGTYIGLQTVDVPLLDDFPSIDLAVIWPNGVRLSRRGRAFCEVSREVLGAASKG, encoded by the coding sequence ATGGGACTCGATTTCACACTCGTGCAGCTGCGGTACTTCCAGGAGGTCGCCCGGCGGGAGAATATGACCGAGGCGGCGAAGCAGCTCAACGTCACACAGTCGGCGATTTCGACGGCGATGGCTCAGCTCGAGCGGTCGATCGGACTGGACCTGTTCATCCGGCAGAGGAACCGGTCTGTCGTGCTCTCTCCGGCAGGGAAGCGCTTCCTTGCCGAAGTGACCGGCTTCCTCGAGGCCTCTGACGCGCTCGGCGAGACCGCGCAGGGGCTGTCCCGGTCTCTGAGTGGGAGTCTGACCGTCGGCGTGTTCTCGCCGATTGCGCCGACTCGGCTGCCGCTGATCCACGACGAGTTCGCAAAGCGGTTCCCGGAGGTGCAGGTGACGTACCTCGAGGCCGATCTGGAGGACCTGCAGAAAGCCGTCGCGGCAGGCGATTGCGATCTGGCGCTGACGTACATGCTCGGTCCGACGGGCCGATTCGACACCTTCCTTCTCGACGTCGTCGAACCTCACGTTCTGGTGTCCCGCGATCATCGCTTTGCCAGGGGTGGGAAGCCGAAGCCGGTGCACCTGCGTGAGCTTGCCGCAGAAGACTACATTCAACTCGATCTGCCGTTCACCAGGCAGTACTACGACGAGCTGTTCCGCATCGCCGGGGTTGTGCCGAAGATTCGGCACTCGTTCTCCGGCTATGAGACGTTGCGGTCGTTCGTGGCGATGGGGCACGGGTACTCGCTGCTGAGCCAAAGCGTGTCATCGGGAACCTATATCGGTCTGCAGACGGTCGATGTTCCCCTGCTCGACGACTTCCCGAGCATCGATCTTGCCGTGATCTGGCCCAATGGCGTGCGTTTGAGCCGGCGCGGGAGAGCCTTCTGTGAAGTCAGCAGAGAGGTGCTGGGTGCTGCTTCGAAAGGGTGA
- a CDS encoding DUF222 domain-containing protein, translating to MTFTPDRKRRKSGKRDRRAAADSRSGASRRPPINSNPADFPDLPPRAAQESADNAPVQPEAKSPHPASLAEQLKAAGLDLSGHYLAEMFDALDPVSTDDPPSTDGPLTTDGPPPTDGKESREDTSAPDAEQPTEAVEPAISAEAEPNAQTDSTAQFDANEQTSSTTQPETSGPANPTAVGSHSTVPVAAQPEAGDDSQRPASQHPILTDAAWNDLAASAPEITDSIASLTGLVGALRAFDRPMGPSEALQVIDGAEALRRLSESLSTLALAVYERVGTPTDSGAKSTKALIQERLNLSGREANRRAKLAENLGGRVALDGQPLEPEHPLVAEQLHLGTLPAEHLTVIEDCLKALPAWVDQETKSRVEADLVKYAASVTVSELRDIFRQMLALIDPDGVEPLDPSDRSAYFVTARPKRNGDWRLEGVLDPVAGSELHGLLTSRIQSGKGNTSSTAGAEPTNAEAAVAEGEDVPAIVPNAGLGQPPGEERFEPIDAVLTGDRFDAPPWAVVEAAGETEAGSADSPADRSIPAGHGVRADGAAVDLMSEQPGARVWIYERFATLISRISMKEAAKGSPYALVVTAKASDVADGTGEATTGSGDRFPMSDITRRGLNGTVFFHLMDEKARTVEVRTDQRFANKKQTAIVTARDRGCVFPGCDAPAGWCDVNHVVPHARGGETDINNMCLLCSFHHHLMDRSDWEVRMLTDGRPAWRPPESIDPARALILHSRFITDDIIDGLFGT from the coding sequence ATGACCTTCACCCCCGACCGCAAGCGACGCAAGTCAGGAAAGCGCGACCGTCGTGCCGCCGCTGACTCGCGCAGCGGAGCGAGCAGAAGGCCGCCGATCAATTCGAACCCTGCGGATTTCCCCGACCTCCCGCCGCGCGCTGCTCAAGAATCCGCGGACAACGCACCCGTGCAGCCCGAAGCCAAGTCACCACACCCTGCATCTCTGGCGGAACAGCTCAAGGCAGCCGGACTCGATCTCAGCGGCCACTACCTCGCCGAGATGTTCGACGCCCTTGACCCTGTATCGACCGACGATCCTCCGTCGACCGACGGTCCTCTGACGACCGACGGGCCCCCGCCGACCGACGGCAAAGAATCGCGCGAAGATACGTCGGCTCCCGACGCCGAACAACCGACCGAAGCCGTCGAACCAGCGATTTCCGCCGAGGCTGAACCGAACGCACAGACGGATTCGACTGCACAGTTCGATGCGAATGAGCAGACCAGCTCAACCACGCAGCCCGAGACCTCCGGGCCCGCGAACCCGACCGCCGTAGGCAGCCACAGCACAGTTCCCGTTGCTGCTCAGCCCGAGGCTGGAGACGATTCTCAGCGACCCGCCTCGCAGCACCCGATCCTCACCGACGCGGCTTGGAACGACCTTGCCGCGAGCGCTCCCGAGATCACTGACTCGATCGCCTCGCTGACCGGACTGGTCGGAGCGCTTCGGGCATTCGACCGACCGATGGGGCCGAGCGAGGCCCTGCAGGTCATCGATGGTGCGGAGGCTCTGCGTCGGCTCAGCGAATCCCTGTCCACTTTGGCGCTGGCCGTCTACGAACGCGTCGGCACGCCCACAGACAGTGGCGCCAAGTCGACCAAGGCGCTCATCCAGGAACGCCTCAATCTCTCGGGGCGAGAAGCGAATCGCCGGGCAAAGCTCGCAGAGAATCTTGGTGGACGTGTCGCACTCGATGGCCAACCGCTCGAGCCCGAACACCCACTCGTTGCCGAGCAGCTCCACCTCGGCACCCTGCCGGCCGAGCATCTCACTGTCATCGAAGACTGCCTCAAGGCGCTGCCCGCATGGGTGGACCAGGAGACGAAATCCCGGGTGGAAGCCGACCTCGTGAAGTACGCGGCGTCGGTGACCGTCAGCGAGCTCCGCGACATCTTCCGTCAGATGCTCGCTCTCATCGACCCCGACGGTGTGGAGCCGCTCGACCCCAGCGATCGCTCCGCCTACTTCGTCACCGCCCGTCCCAAACGCAACGGCGATTGGAGGCTGGAGGGCGTCCTCGATCCCGTAGCGGGATCCGAGCTTCATGGGCTGCTGACATCGCGGATTCAATCCGGCAAAGGCAACACATCGAGCACAGCGGGAGCAGAGCCCACGAACGCCGAGGCGGCCGTTGCCGAGGGCGAAGACGTTCCAGCAATCGTCCCGAACGCCGGACTCGGTCAGCCCCCCGGCGAGGAACGGTTCGAACCGATCGACGCTGTACTCACCGGAGACCGTTTCGACGCACCCCCGTGGGCCGTTGTCGAGGCTGCCGGTGAGACCGAGGCCGGTTCCGCAGATTCCCCTGCCGACCGCTCCATTCCTGCCGGTCACGGTGTCCGCGCCGACGGTGCGGCCGTTGATCTCATGAGCGAGCAGCCCGGCGCGAGGGTCTGGATCTACGAGCGTTTCGCCACCCTCATCTCGCGCATCAGTATGAAGGAAGCCGCCAAGGGTTCGCCTTATGCTCTCGTCGTCACAGCCAAGGCGTCTGATGTCGCCGACGGCACCGGCGAAGCCACCACAGGCTCCGGCGACCGCTTCCCGATGAGCGACATCACCCGTCGCGGCCTCAACGGCACGGTCTTCTTCCACTTGATGGACGAAAAAGCTCGCACGGTGGAAGTCCGCACGGATCAGCGCTTCGCCAACAAGAAGCAGACTGCGATCGTCACCGCCCGGGATCGCGGATGCGTGTTCCCCGGCTGCGACGCACCGGCGGGATGGTGCGACGTGAACCATGTCGTGCCGCACGCCAGGGGCGGTGAGACCGACATCAATAACATGTGCCTGCTCTGCAGCTTCCACCACCACCTCATGGACCGCTCTGACTGGGAAGTCCGTATGCTCACTGATGGGCGGCCGGCCTGGCGCCCGCCAGAGAGCATTGACCCCGCTCGCGCTCTCATCCTGCACTCACGGTTCATCACCGACGACATCATCGACGGTCTCTTCGGCACGTAG
- a CDS encoding MarR family winged helix-turn-helix transcriptional regulator, whose amino-acid sequence MDGKSAQSGSSELSRPSGQPGLGMLAFLAYRQVEMRSMAAVEAAGHSITLSQARLFERVNPEGSRLTELAESAQLTKQSAAYLVDELIAAGYLRRSHDPEDGRAKLITITDRGYEVIAVARRSEAEVEEEWSNHLGDESFDTLRRLLIELREITDPFR is encoded by the coding sequence ATGGATGGGAAGAGCGCGCAATCGGGTTCAAGTGAGCTGTCGCGTCCGAGCGGGCAGCCGGGCCTCGGGATGCTCGCCTTCCTCGCCTACCGGCAGGTGGAGATGCGGTCGATGGCCGCCGTCGAAGCCGCCGGGCACTCCATCACCCTGTCGCAGGCGAGGTTGTTCGAGCGAGTGAACCCGGAAGGCTCACGACTGACCGAACTCGCCGAGTCCGCGCAGCTGACGAAGCAGAGTGCTGCCTACCTCGTCGACGAACTCATTGCGGCAGGCTACCTGCGGCGTTCGCATGATCCTGAGGACGGCCGCGCCAAGCTCATCACCATCACCGATCGAGGATATGAGGTCATCGCTGTCGCCCGTCGGTCGGAGGCCGAGGTCGAGGAAGAATGGTCGAACCACCTCGGGGACGAATCATTCGACACGCTACGCCGGCTGCTCATCGAACTGCGCGAAATCACGGATCCTTTTCGGTGA
- a CDS encoding maleylpyruvate isomerase family mycothiol-dependent enzyme: MDDALWSTVEAERLSLAETLDSLTPEQWATQSLCSEWSVRDVAAHLAMTPTAPTLGQIAVGLLRSRGDLWAFGRDIARDYAQRATDKIVAELRRTAASRHLPPLTNPDNALLDIIVHGQDITRPLGIDRPAPTGAGLAAFDRAWSMGWPFHAQRRLRGIRLTATDAELAVGSGAPVEGRLGDLLLLVTGRTEAALPHLSGAGISLLNSPPIPRK, from the coding sequence ATGGACGATGCACTGTGGTCCACTGTCGAAGCCGAACGCCTCAGCCTGGCCGAGACACTCGACTCACTCACACCCGAGCAGTGGGCGACTCAGTCCCTGTGCTCCGAATGGAGCGTCCGGGACGTGGCAGCACACTTGGCCATGACACCGACCGCGCCCACATTGGGACAGATCGCCGTCGGCCTCCTGCGCTCCCGCGGCGACCTCTGGGCCTTCGGCCGAGACATCGCCCGAGACTACGCCCAACGAGCGACCGACAAGATCGTCGCCGAACTCCGCCGCACCGCCGCCTCCCGACACCTGCCGCCACTGACCAATCCGGACAACGCCCTCCTCGACATCATCGTCCACGGACAGGACATCACACGGCCGCTGGGAATCGACCGTCCGGCCCCCACCGGCGCGGGCCTCGCCGCCTTCGACCGCGCCTGGTCGATGGGCTGGCCCTTCCACGCACAGCGACGCCTGCGCGGCATCCGGCTCACCGCCACGGACGCGGAGCTCGCCGTCGGATCGGGCGCACCGGTCGAGGGCCGCCTCGGCGATCTGCTCCTGCTCGTCACCGGTCGCACCGAGGCCGCGCTGCCGCACCTGTCCGGAGCGGGAATCTCTCTGCTCAATTCACCACCGATCCCAAGGAAATGA
- the lgt gene encoding prolipoprotein diacylglyceryl transferase, whose translation MPAVPTSALLAETTLPHDISAAIPSPSVSSFQLGPLTIHFYALCILVGIIIAIVLTNRRLTKRGVEDWQVLDIATLAVPMAIVFARIYHVITHYTDYFGPGRNPWNPFEPGSVWAIWEGGIAIFGSLIGGTLGAWIMCRRLGLRLTTLLDALAPGLILAQACGRFGNWFNQELFGLPTTLPWGLEIDPGNPAIPLGTPPGTLFHPTFLYEVIWNSLGALVLLYLGRHVFFQWGRLFAVYLMWYGAGRIVWESIRIDPSFVILGLRTNVWGAIGAVALGVAIMLIQWKRHPEPEESPFIPGREPQPAKD comes from the coding sequence ATGCCTGCAGTTCCCACGAGCGCGCTCCTCGCCGAGACCACCCTTCCGCACGACATCTCGGCAGCGATCCCCAGCCCATCCGTTTCGAGCTTCCAGCTCGGGCCGCTGACGATCCACTTCTATGCGCTGTGCATCCTCGTGGGCATCATCATCGCAATCGTGCTGACCAACCGCCGCCTGACCAAGCGCGGCGTCGAGGACTGGCAGGTCCTCGACATCGCGACCCTGGCCGTGCCGATGGCCATCGTCTTCGCCCGCATCTACCACGTCATCACGCATTACACCGACTACTTCGGTCCCGGCCGCAACCCCTGGAATCCGTTCGAACCCGGATCCGTGTGGGCGATCTGGGAGGGCGGCATCGCCATCTTCGGCTCCCTCATCGGCGGCACCCTCGGCGCGTGGATCATGTGCCGCAGACTCGGTCTCAGACTCACCACCCTGCTCGACGCTCTGGCCCCGGGCCTCATCCTCGCCCAGGCCTGCGGACGCTTCGGCAACTGGTTCAACCAGGAGCTGTTCGGCCTGCCCACCACCCTGCCCTGGGGCCTCGAGATCGATCCCGGCAATCCGGCCATTCCGCTGGGCACTCCTCCCGGCACCCTGTTCCACCCGACGTTCCTCTACGAGGTCATCTGGAACAGCCTCGGCGCTCTCGTTCTGCTCTACCTCGGCCGGCATGTCTTCTTCCAGTGGGGACGCCTGTTCGCCGTCTACCTCATGTGGTACGGCGCCGGCCGCATCGTGTGGGAATCCATCCGAATCGACCCGAGCTTCGTCATCCTCGGCCTGCGCACGAACGTGTGGGGCGCGATCGGCGCCGTCGCCCTCGGAGTGGCGATCATGCTCATCCAGTGGAAACGCCACCCCGAACCCGAGGAATCACCGTTCATCCCCGGCCGCGAACCCCAGCCCGCGAAGGACTGA
- a CDS encoding acyl-CoA thioesterase, giving the protein MRVHLGEIDIFMHLNNGKYFSIMDLGRLDMMVRSGAWQAMRDRGWTGVVSAETISFRKSLKLWQSYSLETKVCGVDERTVFFEQRMVVDGEIFARAFVATRLISENGTLTRDDLGDAFGMPEIEPELPDWIHDWRRHNSLPSTRRPAWHSWA; this is encoded by the coding sequence ATGCGCGTTCACCTGGGCGAGATCGACATCTTCATGCATCTCAACAATGGCAAGTACTTCTCGATCATGGATCTGGGGCGACTCGACATGATGGTGCGCAGCGGAGCATGGCAGGCGATGCGGGACCGCGGATGGACCGGCGTCGTCAGCGCCGAGACCATCAGCTTCCGCAAGTCGCTGAAACTCTGGCAGAGCTACAGCCTCGAGACCAAGGTCTGCGGGGTCGACGAGCGCACAGTGTTCTTCGAACAGCGCATGGTGGTCGACGGAGAGATCTTTGCCCGGGCCTTCGTCGCCACACGCCTGATCTCCGAGAACGGCACGCTCACCAGGGACGACCTCGGGGATGCATTCGGGATGCCGGAGATAGAGCCTGAACTGCCCGACTGGATCCACGACTGGCGCCGTCACAACTCGCTGCCGAGCACTCGACGACCGGCGTGGCACAGCTGGGCCTAG